The Flavobacteriales bacterium genome contains the following window.
CATCGCAAACTCACCCAGAAATGCCCACATGCCGCAGTCCTCCTACACCATCACCTTCTTCCCCCTGCTCGCCATCATTCCCTCGATCTCGTCCGCTTCCACGGGAATGTCCTTGAACAGGTCGATGGGGTTGTCGCGCGTCACCAGGATGTTGTTCTCCAGGCGGATGCCCAGCTTCTCCTCGCGGATGTAGATGCCCGGCTCCACGGTGAAGACCATGTCCGGCTGGATCATTTCGTTCCACAGGCCCACGTCGTGCACGTCCAGCCCAAGGAAGTGGCTGGTACCGTGCATGAAGTACTTCTTGTAGAGCGGTTTTTCCGGATCTTGTTTGGCTACGTCGTTCTTGTCCAGCAGGCCCAGACCGATCAGCTCGCTCTCCATGATCTTGCCCACCTCGCGGTGGTAGTCAGCGAGCATCGTACCGGGGCGGAGCAATTGCGTCGCCTCGTTCTTCACGCGCAGCACCGCGTTGTACACGTCGCGCTGGCGCTTTGTAAAGCGGCCGTTCACGGGTATGCACCGCGTGAGGTCGCTCGCGTAGCCGCCGTACTCGCAGCCGAAGTCCATCAGGATCACATCGCCGTCGTTGCACACCATGTCGTTGGTGATGTAGTGCAGCACGCAGGCGTTGTAGCCACTGGCGATGATCGGCGTGTAGGCATGCCCGCGCGAACCGTTGCGGATGAACTCGTGCGTGATCTCCGCTTCGATCTCGTACTCCTTCACACCCGGCTTCACGAAGCCGCACACCCGCTCGAAGGCCTTGCCCGTAATCGCGATCGCACGCTGGATCTGCTCCACCTCCTCTTTCGTCTTGCGACTGCGGGTGCGGTGCATGATCGGCGCGCTGCGCTTCACGCTGTGCAGCGGGTATTGCGCGCGCAGCTCCGCATTCTTGCGCTCCTCGCGCGTCTCCACCTCGTTGCCCTGGCGCAGGTGCTCGTTGCTGTTCAG
Protein-coding sequences here:
- a CDS encoding aminopeptidase P family protein; the protein is MRYQPLSAATYREHRARFRQAMEKGGLAVFHSNDIMPTSADGSMPFKQASDIFYLSGIDQEETILLLFPDAVDAKDREILFVRETSELLAIWEGAKFSQKEASELSGIATVLWTTSYEATIKRLVPQCEHLYLNSNEHLRQGNEVETREERKNAELRAQYPLHSVKRSAPIMHRTRSRKTKEEVEQIQRAIAITGKAFERVCGFVKPGVKEYEIEAEITHEFIRNGSRGHAYTPIIASGYNACVLHYITNDMVCNDGDVILMDFGCEYGGYASDLTRCIPVNGRFTKRQRDVYNAVLRVKNEATQLLRPGTMLADYHREVGKIMESELIGLGLLDKNDVAKQDPEKPLYKKYFMHGTSHFLGLDVHDVGLWNEMIQPDMVFTVEPGIYIREEKLGIRLENNILVTRDNPIDLFKDIPVEADEIEGMMASRGKKVMV